A portion of the Mycobacterium paraseoulense genome contains these proteins:
- a CDS encoding Rv0518 family GDSL lipase — protein sequence MSRLATFVIGLTFLVGIGIAYPAQVRTYDTLTLDFRLNHVAVVGDSYTTGTGEGGVGPRSWTSRAWEELAVRGERISADVAAEGRAGYGMPGDHGSVFEDLTARAVQGDDALVVFFGSRNDETIDPGVIAEKARSTFDLARRLAPSARFLVIGPPWPTADVPLPMLQVRDAVGAAAAAAGATWVDPIAEHWFVGRPDLIGADGVHPNDAGHQYLADKIAPLIRTQLST from the coding sequence GTGAGTCGTCTGGCCACGTTTGTCATCGGTCTGACGTTTTTGGTGGGTATCGGCATCGCATACCCGGCTCAGGTGCGTACCTACGACACCCTGACCCTGGATTTCCGGTTGAACCACGTGGCGGTCGTCGGGGACTCCTACACGACCGGCACCGGCGAGGGTGGGGTGGGCCCGAGGTCGTGGACCTCCCGTGCCTGGGAAGAGCTCGCCGTGCGGGGCGAACGGATCTCGGCCGACGTCGCGGCCGAGGGCAGGGCCGGCTATGGCATGCCGGGCGACCACGGCAGCGTGTTCGAGGATCTGACGGCCAGGGCCGTGCAGGGCGACGATGCGCTGGTGGTCTTCTTCGGCTCCCGTAACGACGAGACCATCGATCCGGGTGTCATCGCCGAAAAGGCCCGCAGCACATTCGATCTGGCGCGCCGTTTGGCGCCGTCTGCCCGGTTCCTGGTGATCGGCCCGCCGTGGCCGACCGCCGATGTGCCCCTTCCCATGCTGCAGGTGCGCGACGCGGTCGGGGCGGCCGCCGCGGCCGCGGGGGCGACGTGGGTGGACCCGATCGCCGAACACTGGTTCGTCGGCAGGCCCGACCTGATCGGCGCCGACGGCGTGCACCCCAACGATGCGGGGCATCAATACCTGGCGGACAAGATCGCACCGCTCATCCGCACACAGCTGTCGACCTAG
- a CDS encoding helix-turn-helix transcriptional regulator, whose protein sequence is MLANMIEIDASADAPLLDWSEQSVSELPTGTVTLLLADVEGSTRLWETQSDTMTAALEQLNQTVNSLVAAHGGVRPVEQGEGDSFVVAFARASDAVACGLQLQLAVPAPIRIRVGLHTGEVQLRDAGNYAGPTINRTARLRDLAHGGQTVLSGATEQLVVDRLPADAWLTDLGLHPLRDLPRPERVVQLNHPGLRNDFPPLRTANDVANARLPVQLTSFVGRGSQINDIGQILRDNRLVTLTGAGGVGKTRLAVEVASHVGNEFPGGVWFVDLAPVTNPLVVPVTLARTLGLADQPGRSTMETVAKFVRDRTMLLVLDNCEHLLDASAALVVALLDAGPDVTVLATSREPIGMAGELTWRVPSLTMDDEALELFADRARRTRPDFQLTEANSSTVAEICRRLDGMPLAIELAAARTRTLSLTQIVDGLHHNFRLLAGGARTAVRRQQTLRASIDWSHAMLTEPEHILFRRLAVFMGGFDLDAAHAVGADTDAEHFQLIDLLGLLVDKSLIVTEEVDGMMRYRLLETVRQYGLEKLAESGEAEAVRIRHRDHYTAAAVALEARMRGDGTPLVPWAELEMANLRAAHAWSCDAGEFEPALRLVSALQRLWVTRARFREGLAGFDAIFSDERYRDDQVAAEVWIRAVADAGLLAVWYSVPATLERAEEALAAARQVGDQRLVAHCLMTCCMLAFNDTEFTAPLFAEAADLARASGDLSALYHVRAYECFATNVIGDPAASQAAGEEGRDLAEKLGDSFMSRYSRVFLAGALAYQGKLAEALRVARALVEEARAAQDLPMETFGLMVLAQTMTFTGDADAGRAAAQAALEKGAAMGGFHEDTAYVSLANAELARGDVAAAKQACEAALQHTSALKELFVWSLVPMTYAIKGCGDLVAARRWADDAVAAVPGSHRVMALTARAGVAVAQGEPQQAERDLHEAVEVAERTGGYLHLPDTLERLAGLAADTNPEHAARLFGAADGMRRRHGDVRFAAFQADYEASLHRLREGLAGNAFDAAWAEGDALSTAEAINYARRGRGARGRPASGWEALTPTELDVVRLVSEGLPNKDIAARMFISARTVQSHLTHVYAKLAVSSRVQLAQEAARHA, encoded by the coding sequence ATGCTGGCTAACATGATCGAGATCGACGCGTCGGCGGACGCGCCGCTGCTGGACTGGAGCGAGCAGAGCGTGAGCGAGCTGCCCACTGGGACCGTGACGTTGCTGCTTGCCGACGTGGAGGGCTCCACGCGGCTGTGGGAGACCCAGTCCGACACCATGACGGCGGCGCTCGAGCAGCTGAACCAAACCGTCAACAGTCTGGTCGCCGCCCACGGCGGGGTTCGGCCCGTCGAGCAGGGCGAGGGCGACAGCTTCGTCGTCGCCTTCGCCCGCGCCAGCGACGCCGTCGCCTGCGGGCTTCAACTCCAACTGGCCGTGCCGGCGCCGATCCGCATCCGCGTCGGGCTGCACACCGGCGAGGTGCAGTTGCGCGATGCCGGCAACTACGCCGGGCCCACGATCAATCGGACGGCGCGACTGCGCGACCTCGCGCACGGCGGGCAGACCGTCCTTTCCGGCGCGACGGAACAGTTGGTCGTCGACCGGCTACCGGCCGACGCCTGGCTGACGGACCTGGGCCTCCACCCGTTGCGGGACTTGCCGCGACCGGAACGCGTGGTGCAACTCAACCATCCCGGCCTGCGTAACGACTTCCCGCCCCTTCGCACGGCGAATGATGTTGCCAATGCCCGCCTTCCGGTCCAATTGACCAGCTTCGTGGGGCGTGGCAGCCAGATCAACGACATCGGCCAGATCTTGCGGGACAACAGGCTGGTGACCCTGACCGGCGCGGGCGGTGTCGGGAAGACGCGGTTGGCGGTGGAGGTCGCCTCGCACGTCGGCAACGAATTCCCCGGCGGGGTCTGGTTTGTCGATCTCGCCCCGGTCACCAATCCCCTGGTCGTGCCCGTCACACTGGCGCGCACCCTGGGGCTCGCCGATCAGCCCGGCCGCTCCACCATGGAGACGGTGGCGAAGTTCGTCCGGGACCGCACGATGCTGCTGGTGCTCGACAACTGCGAGCACCTGCTGGACGCCAGCGCGGCCCTCGTCGTCGCGCTGCTCGACGCGGGGCCGGACGTCACGGTCCTGGCGACCAGCCGGGAGCCGATCGGCATGGCCGGCGAACTGACCTGGCGCGTGCCGTCGCTGACGATGGACGACGAGGCCCTCGAGCTGTTCGCCGACCGCGCCCGCCGCACGCGGCCGGATTTCCAACTCACCGAGGCCAATTCGTCCACCGTCGCCGAGATCTGCCGACGGTTGGACGGCATGCCGCTGGCGATCGAACTCGCCGCCGCCCGAACCCGCACGCTGTCGCTGACCCAGATCGTCGACGGGCTGCACCACAACTTCCGCCTGCTGGCCGGGGGCGCGCGGACCGCGGTCCGCCGCCAGCAGACCCTGCGCGCCTCCATCGACTGGTCCCACGCCATGCTCACCGAGCCTGAACACATCCTGTTCCGCCGGCTGGCGGTGTTCATGGGCGGGTTCGACCTGGACGCCGCGCACGCCGTCGGCGCCGACACCGACGCGGAGCACTTTCAGCTCATCGACCTGCTCGGACTGCTCGTGGACAAGTCGTTGATCGTCACCGAGGAAGTCGACGGCATGATGCGCTACCGCCTGCTGGAGACCGTCCGCCAGTACGGCCTGGAAAAGCTGGCCGAGTCGGGCGAAGCCGAGGCCGTGCGCATTCGTCACCGCGATCACTACACCGCCGCCGCGGTGGCGTTGGAGGCGCGGATGCGCGGCGACGGGACGCCGTTGGTGCCGTGGGCCGAACTCGAGATGGCCAACCTGCGGGCGGCGCACGCCTGGAGTTGCGACGCCGGCGAGTTCGAGCCGGCATTGCGGCTCGTCTCCGCGCTGCAACGGCTGTGGGTGACGCGTGCGCGTTTCCGCGAAGGCTTGGCCGGGTTCGACGCCATCTTCAGCGACGAGCGGTACCGCGACGACCAGGTCGCCGCCGAGGTGTGGATACGAGCGGTCGCCGACGCCGGGCTGCTGGCGGTCTGGTACTCGGTTCCGGCCACCCTGGAGCGCGCCGAAGAGGCGTTGGCCGCCGCTCGGCAGGTCGGTGATCAGCGCCTCGTCGCCCATTGCCTGATGACCTGCTGCATGCTGGCGTTCAACGACACCGAGTTCACCGCGCCGCTTTTCGCCGAGGCGGCCGACCTGGCCCGCGCCTCCGGCGACCTTTCGGCGCTCTACCACGTGCGCGCCTATGAGTGCTTCGCAACCAACGTCATCGGCGATCCGGCCGCCTCGCAGGCGGCCGGCGAGGAGGGGCGCGACCTTGCCGAGAAGCTCGGCGACAGCTTCATGTCGCGGTACAGCCGAGTGTTCCTCGCCGGCGCGCTGGCTTATCAGGGCAAGCTGGCCGAGGCGCTGCGGGTGGCCCGCGCGCTGGTCGAGGAGGCACGGGCGGCACAGGATCTCCCGATGGAAACGTTCGGGCTGATGGTGCTGGCGCAGACGATGACGTTCACCGGTGACGCCGACGCCGGCCGCGCCGCCGCGCAAGCCGCCCTCGAAAAGGGTGCCGCCATGGGCGGGTTCCACGAGGACACCGCCTACGTGTCCCTGGCCAACGCCGAGCTGGCACGCGGGGACGTCGCGGCGGCCAAACAGGCCTGCGAGGCGGCCCTGCAGCACACCTCTGCGCTGAAAGAACTGTTCGTGTGGAGCCTGGTGCCAATGACCTACGCGATCAAGGGTTGCGGTGACCTGGTCGCCGCCCGTCGCTGGGCGGACGACGCCGTCGCGGCCGTTCCGGGGAGCCATCGAGTGATGGCGCTGACGGCGCGTGCGGGCGTCGCCGTCGCACAGGGTGAACCGCAGCAGGCCGAACGCGACCTGCACGAGGCCGTCGAAGTCGCCGAGCGCACGGGCGGATACCTGCACCTGCCCGACACCCTCGAACGCCTCGCCGGACTGGCCGCCGACACCAACCCCGAGCACGCGGCCCGGCTGTTCGGCGCGGCCGACGGCATGCGACGCCGGCACGGCGACGTGCGCTTCGCCGCCTTCCAAGCCGACTATGAAGCGTCGCTGCATCGACTGCGGGAAGGGTTGGCGGGCAACGCTTTCGATGCCGCGTGGGCGGAGGGCGACGCGCTGTCCACCGCCGAGGCCATCAACTACGCGCGGCGGGGCCGCGGTGCGCGCGGGCGACCGGCCAGCGGCTGGGAGGCCCTGACGCCGACCGAGCTAGACGTCGTGCGGCTCGTCAGCGAAGGGTTGCCCAACAAGGACATTGCCGCGCGGATGTTCATCTCCGCGCGCACCGTCCAATCTCATCTGACGCACGTCTACGCCAAACTCGCCGTGTCGTCGCGGGTGCAGCTCGCTCAGGAAGCCGCCCGCCACGCCTAG
- a CDS encoding alpha/beta hydrolase translates to MPDLTRRAVLRMGAGTGLGAAGVFALSALLDPVRPLAATLPQAPAPFEPSAASSNLPTKLTGSFVSAARGGVKTNYVIALPPGQTGTLRPVIALHGKDGDANMMLDCGVEKGLAQLVKEGKPPFAVVGVDGGSDSYWHKRADGTDSGAMVLDELLPMLSSMGFDTSRVGFMGWSMGGYGALHLGAKLGPARTAGICAISPALYSSFAESAPKAFDSYDDWTQNSVLGVPALSQIPLRVDCGTFDRFYFATRQFVNQLKTPPAGGFSMGGHDIGYWRAQLPGELAWMAT, encoded by the coding sequence ATGCCTGACCTGACACGCCGGGCGGTGCTGCGGATGGGAGCCGGCACCGGCCTGGGAGCCGCTGGCGTGTTCGCCTTGAGTGCCCTGCTCGACCCGGTCAGACCGCTAGCCGCGACGCTGCCGCAAGCGCCCGCGCCGTTCGAGCCCTCGGCGGCGAGCAGCAACTTGCCGACCAAGCTCACCGGTTCGTTCGTCTCCGCGGCCCGCGGCGGGGTGAAGACGAACTATGTGATCGCGTTGCCGCCGGGCCAAACCGGGACGCTACGCCCGGTGATCGCCCTGCACGGCAAGGACGGCGACGCGAACATGATGCTCGACTGCGGCGTCGAGAAGGGCCTGGCCCAGCTGGTCAAGGAGGGCAAGCCGCCGTTCGCGGTCGTCGGTGTCGACGGTGGCAGCGATTCCTACTGGCACAAACGGGCCGACGGCACCGACTCGGGCGCCATGGTGCTCGACGAGCTGCTGCCGATGCTTTCGTCGATGGGTTTCGACACGTCCCGGGTGGGCTTCATGGGCTGGTCGATGGGCGGATACGGGGCGCTGCACCTGGGCGCCAAGCTGGGGCCGGCGCGGACCGCGGGCATCTGCGCCATCAGCCCGGCGTTGTACAGCTCGTTCGCCGAAAGCGCACCCAAGGCCTTCGACAGCTATGACGACTGGACGCAGAACAGCGTGCTGGGCGTGCCGGCGTTGTCGCAAATTCCGTTGCGCGTGGATTGCGGCACCTTCGACCGGTTCTATTTCGCCACCCGGCAATTCGTCAATCAGCTCAAAACGCCGCCGGCGGGCGGCTTCTCGATGGGCGGACACGACATCGGTTACTGGCGGGCCCAGTTGCCCGGCGAGCTCGCCTGGATGGCGACCTAG
- a CDS encoding LLM class flavin-dependent oxidoreductase, with product MTLAFHWFLPTYGDSRNLVAGGHGTPMSGDRPATLKYLHQICAAAEDNGFEAVLTPTGLWCEDAWLTTAMLVEATETLKFLVAFRPGLLSPSLAAQMAGTFQRHSSGRLLLNVVTGGEPHEQRAYGDFLGKEARYARTAEFLHVVRQLWTSPEPVTFAGEHIRVEGARLNNPPDPVPAVFFGGSSAPAGPVAAQHCDVYLTWGEPVGPVARKLDWIRGLAVDAGRILQYGLRIHVISRDTSEQAWAEADRLLAAVDPEDVERVQASLARSESEGQRRMLDLHGGNSGRLLVGPNLWAGVGLVRGGAGTALVGSHAEVAERLAEYAKLGITHFILSGYPHLEEAYWFGEGVLPLLERKGLWRHPNRPNRQSHPASATPFAVASAH from the coding sequence ATGACTCTGGCGTTCCATTGGTTTCTGCCGACCTACGGCGATTCCCGGAACCTGGTGGCCGGCGGACATGGCACGCCGATGTCGGGCGACCGGCCCGCCACCCTGAAGTACCTGCATCAGATCTGCGCGGCCGCCGAAGACAACGGCTTCGAGGCGGTGCTCACCCCCACCGGATTGTGGTGTGAGGACGCCTGGTTGACGACGGCGATGCTGGTCGAGGCCACCGAGACGCTGAAGTTTCTGGTCGCCTTCCGGCCCGGGCTGCTGAGCCCCTCCCTGGCCGCCCAGATGGCCGGGACCTTCCAGCGCCACTCGAGCGGGCGGCTGCTGCTCAACGTCGTCACAGGCGGCGAACCGCACGAGCAACGGGCCTACGGCGATTTCCTGGGCAAGGAGGCGCGGTACGCGCGCACCGCCGAGTTCCTGCACGTGGTGCGCCAACTGTGGACGTCCCCGGAGCCGGTCACCTTCGCCGGGGAGCACATTCGCGTCGAGGGCGCGCGGCTGAACAACCCGCCCGATCCGGTGCCCGCGGTGTTCTTCGGCGGCTCGTCGGCACCGGCCGGCCCGGTCGCGGCCCAGCACTGCGACGTCTACCTCACCTGGGGGGAGCCCGTCGGCCCGGTGGCGCGGAAGCTCGACTGGATCCGTGGGCTGGCCGTGGACGCCGGCCGAATCCTGCAGTACGGCTTGCGGATTCATGTGATCAGCCGCGACACCTCCGAGCAGGCGTGGGCCGAGGCCGACCGATTGCTGGCCGCCGTCGACCCGGAAGACGTCGAGCGGGTGCAAGCCAGCCTGGCCCGCAGCGAATCCGAGGGCCAGCGCCGCATGCTGGACTTGCACGGCGGCAACAGCGGCCGGCTGCTGGTGGGCCCCAACCTGTGGGCCGGCGTGGGCCTGGTCCGCGGGGGCGCGGGCACCGCCCTGGTCGGATCGCACGCCGAGGTCGCCGAACGGCTGGCCGAATACGCCAAGCTCGGCATCACCCACTTCATCCTGTCGGGATATCCGCACCTGGAAGAGGCCTACTGGTTCGGCGAGGGCGTGCTGCCGTTGCTGGAGCGAAAGGGCTTGTGGCGCCATCCTAACCGGCCCAACCGCCAGTCGCATCCGGCATCCGCGACGCCGTTCGCGGTCGCCTCGGCCCACTGA
- a CDS encoding class I SAM-dependent methyltransferase has product MSDANVAGFEPLYDEAAHPDGRIPWDIGGPQPAVQQLVAYGAIRGEVLDPGTGPGYHAIHFAAHGYSATGIDDSPSAIERAKRNAQRAGVQVDFQVADATKLEGFEGRFDTVVDSAFYHVFLNDGVIQTRYAQALHRATKPGARLYMFEFSPHNVNGLQWTAIPADNFERVFGANGWRIDYLGGTTYQARFLKETFDAMKTFASEEQGEILQRMRPLVHRLGVIDPLLEDHRVHLPVWSVVATRLD; this is encoded by the coding sequence ATGAGTGACGCGAACGTCGCCGGTTTCGAGCCGCTGTACGACGAGGCGGCGCATCCCGATGGGAGGATCCCCTGGGACATCGGCGGGCCGCAGCCGGCGGTGCAGCAGTTGGTGGCGTACGGAGCCATCCGCGGCGAGGTCCTCGATCCGGGTACGGGCCCCGGCTATCACGCGATTCACTTTGCGGCGCATGGGTATTCGGCCACCGGGATCGACGACTCGCCCTCGGCCATCGAGCGCGCCAAGCGCAATGCCCAGCGGGCCGGAGTCCAGGTCGATTTCCAGGTCGCCGATGCCACCAAGCTGGAAGGGTTCGAAGGCCGGTTCGACACGGTGGTGGACAGCGCCTTCTATCACGTCTTCCTCAACGACGGGGTCATCCAGACGAGGTACGCGCAGGCGCTGCACCGGGCCACCAAGCCGGGCGCGCGCCTGTACATGTTCGAGTTCAGCCCCCACAACGTCAACGGCCTGCAGTGGACCGCCATACCCGCCGACAACTTCGAGCGAGTGTTCGGTGCCAACGGATGGCGCATCGACTACCTCGGCGGCACGACCTACCAGGCCCGCTTCCTCAAGGAGACGTTCGACGCCATGAAGACGTTCGCGTCCGAGGAGCAGGGCGAGATTCTGCAGCGGATGCGGCCGCTGGTGCACCGGCTGGGCGTCATCGACCCACTGCTGGAAGACCACCGGGTGCACCTCCCGGTGTGGTCCGTGGTGGCCACCCGCCTGGACTGA
- a CDS encoding amino acid permease, with product MGSTPQLRQGLSQRQLSMIALGGVIGAGLFVGSGVVIKDTGPAAFLTYALCGLLIVLVMRMLGEMAAADPSTGSFADYAAKALGGWAGFSVAWLYWYFWVIVVGFEAVAGGKVLNYWFHAPLWLLSLCLMVLMTLTNLFSVSSFGEFEFWFAGIKVATIVIFLVVGTAFVLGVVPGHAGGLANLTSHGGFLPKGAGAVFAAIVVVIFSMVGAEIVTVAAAESRDPQLAVQKATRSVVARIGVFFVGSVFLLVVVLPWDSVELGASPYVAALSHLGLRGADQVMNAVVLTAVLSCLNSGLYTASRMLFVLADRGQAPMRLIRLSGRGVPHIAILCSSAVGFGCVVMARVAPNTVFLFLLNSSGAIILFVYWLIAASQIVLRRRTPAEKLRVKMWFFPVLSILTLAGITAVLVQMAFDRSARSQLWLSLLSWAVVVGVYFAARARSRIPLERIAFRGRRGVDS from the coding sequence ATGGGCAGCACTCCGCAATTACGCCAAGGGCTGTCGCAGCGCCAACTCAGCATGATCGCGCTGGGCGGCGTCATCGGCGCCGGCTTGTTCGTCGGCTCCGGTGTGGTGATCAAAGACACCGGCCCGGCGGCATTCCTGACGTACGCGCTGTGCGGGCTGCTGATCGTGCTCGTGATGCGCATGCTGGGTGAAATGGCGGCCGCGGATCCGTCGACCGGATCGTTCGCCGATTACGCGGCCAAAGCCCTGGGCGGCTGGGCGGGGTTTTCGGTCGCCTGGCTGTACTGGTACTTCTGGGTGATCGTGGTCGGCTTTGAGGCGGTCGCGGGCGGGAAAGTCCTCAACTACTGGTTCCACGCGCCGCTGTGGCTGCTGTCGCTGTGCCTGATGGTCTTGATGACGCTGACCAACCTGTTCTCGGTCTCGTCGTTCGGCGAATTCGAATTCTGGTTCGCCGGAATCAAAGTCGCGACCATCGTGATCTTCCTGGTCGTGGGCACCGCGTTCGTCCTGGGCGTGGTGCCGGGCCATGCCGGGGGCTTGGCGAACCTGACGTCGCACGGTGGATTCCTGCCCAAGGGCGCCGGGGCCGTCTTCGCCGCCATCGTGGTGGTGATCTTCTCGATGGTCGGCGCCGAGATCGTCACCGTGGCCGCCGCGGAAAGCCGGGACCCGCAACTCGCGGTCCAGAAGGCGACGAGGTCCGTGGTCGCGCGGATCGGCGTCTTCTTTGTCGGTTCGGTCTTCCTGCTGGTAGTCGTATTGCCCTGGGACTCAGTTGAACTCGGCGCCTCGCCGTATGTGGCCGCGCTGAGCCACCTGGGGCTGCGCGGTGCCGATCAGGTGATGAACGCCGTGGTGCTCACCGCGGTGCTGTCGTGCCTGAACTCCGGGCTGTATACCGCGTCGCGCATGCTGTTCGTGCTCGCCGACCGGGGCCAGGCCCCGATGCGGTTGATCAGGCTGAGCGGACGTGGCGTTCCGCACATCGCCATCCTGTGCTCCTCGGCGGTGGGTTTCGGCTGCGTCGTCATGGCGCGCGTCGCGCCCAACACCGTGTTCCTCTTCCTGCTCAACTCATCGGGCGCCATCATCTTGTTCGTCTACTGGCTGATCGCGGCGTCGCAGATCGTCCTGCGCCGTCGCACCCCCGCCGAAAAGCTGCGGGTGAAAATGTGGTTCTTCCCGGTGTTGTCCATCCTCACCCTCGCCGGAATCACCGCCGTGCTGGTGCAGATGGCGTTCGACCGCTCGGCGCGCAGCCAGCTGTGGCTCAGCCTGCTGTCGTGGGCGGTGGTGGTCGGGGTGTACTTCGCCGCCCGAGCCCGCAGCCGAATACCGTTGGAGCGTATTGCGTTTCGCGGGCGCCGTGGCGTCGACTCTTGA
- a CDS encoding SpoIIAA family protein, protein MPAGIQALEADGTVTAADYERVFAPLVDRARRTGTRLRLLYEFGPGFHRITPGALWADARLGWDYVRLLDGCAVVTDIGWVRAPSGAIGKWMPVPVRLYANAERDDAVAWLTLLPAPAEVSALDMAEAFFGGTGAALLSLGKLAVSTGVKSRRHGARETQYAPTVFGCGLGRRSTPRPPPPTTAG, encoded by the coding sequence ATGCCAGCCGGCATTCAGGCGCTGGAGGCCGACGGCACGGTCACGGCAGCAGATTACGAGCGGGTCTTCGCGCCGCTGGTCGATCGGGCGCGGCGAACCGGAACTCGGCTGCGGCTGCTCTACGAGTTCGGCCCGGGATTCCACCGCATCACACCGGGAGCGTTGTGGGCGGACGCGCGACTCGGGTGGGACTACGTGCGATTGCTCGACGGCTGCGCCGTGGTGACTGACATCGGCTGGGTTCGGGCACCCAGCGGTGCAATCGGCAAGTGGATGCCGGTGCCGGTGCGGTTGTACGCCAACGCCGAACGCGACGACGCCGTCGCCTGGCTGACTCTGCTACCCGCGCCCGCCGAGGTGTCCGCCCTCGACATGGCCGAGGCCTTCTTCGGCGGAACGGGCGCTGCCCTGCTCAGCCTTGGCAAGCTCGCCGTCTCCACCGGCGTCAAGAGTCGACGCCACGGCGCCCGCGAAACGCAATACGCTCCAACGGTATTCGGCTGCGGGCTCGGGCGGCGAAGTACACCCCGACCACCACCGCCCACGACAGCAGGCTGA
- a CDS encoding FAD-binding domain, translating into MKIAIVGAGIAGPTLAYWLWRYGHEPTLIEKAPRLRTGGYVVDFWGGGYAVAERMGLADELQAAGYVVQEVRLVNENSRRLGGFSTESFRRNLDGRFVTVSRGDLAAAIYGLIDHHVETLFGESVSAVTQHDSGVRVTLESGQSRQFDLLVGAGGIHSPVRNLVFGQESRCETDLGYRVAALEADGYQPRDELVYLAYTMPGRMIARFAMRGEKTLLFFIFTADRMSGPDPQDVSQAKTALRQVFGDAGWECREILRHVDAAADVYFDRASQIILDRWSNGRVVLIGDAAAAVSLLAGEGAGLAMVQAYILAGEISAAGADHQDAFRRYEQRLRPIVEARQRSARGFGAMFAPRTALGLWTRNQASRLLNITPLADWIVRREFRDDIALPEYVG; encoded by the coding sequence ATGAAAATCGCCATCGTCGGTGCCGGCATCGCCGGGCCCACACTTGCCTACTGGCTATGGCGGTACGGCCACGAGCCGACACTGATCGAGAAGGCGCCACGGCTCCGCACGGGCGGCTACGTCGTGGACTTCTGGGGTGGCGGTTATGCCGTCGCCGAACGCATGGGCCTTGCCGACGAATTGCAGGCCGCAGGATATGTCGTGCAGGAAGTGCGACTCGTGAACGAGAATTCGCGACGGTTGGGCGGATTTTCGACCGAATCGTTTCGGCGCAACCTCGATGGCCGGTTCGTCACGGTGTCCCGTGGGGACCTGGCGGCGGCGATCTACGGCTTGATCGACCACCATGTCGAAACCCTTTTCGGAGAGAGTGTCTCGGCCGTCACCCAGCATGACTCCGGTGTGCGGGTCACGCTCGAGAGCGGCCAATCACGACAATTCGACCTGCTCGTGGGTGCCGGGGGTATCCATTCGCCGGTGCGGAATCTGGTCTTTGGCCAGGAGTCTCGATGTGAGACCGACCTCGGCTACCGGGTCGCCGCGTTGGAAGCCGACGGCTACCAGCCGCGTGATGAACTCGTCTACCTCGCTTACACGATGCCTGGGCGCATGATCGCGCGATTCGCGATGCGCGGCGAAAAGACCCTGCTCTTCTTCATTTTCACCGCTGACCGGATGAGCGGTCCGGATCCACAGGATGTGTCGCAGGCCAAGACCGCCCTGCGGCAGGTATTCGGCGACGCCGGCTGGGAATGCCGGGAGATCCTGCGCCATGTCGACGCGGCCGCCGATGTGTACTTCGACCGCGCGAGCCAAATCATCCTCGACCGCTGGTCGAATGGCCGGGTCGTGCTGATCGGCGATGCCGCGGCGGCGGTCTCGCTGCTGGCGGGCGAGGGTGCGGGTCTGGCGATGGTGCAGGCCTACATCCTGGCGGGTGAGATCAGTGCCGCGGGAGCGGATCATCAGGATGCATTTCGTCGGTACGAGCAACGGTTGCGTCCGATCGTGGAGGCCAGGCAGCGGTCGGCGCGCGGATTCGGCGCCATGTTCGCGCCAAGGACGGCGCTCGGCCTGTGGACCCGCAATCAGGCGTCCAGACTGCTGAACATTACGCCGCTGGCCGACTGGATCGTCCGGCGCGAATTCCGCGATGACATCGCGTTGCCCGAGTACGTCGGGTGA
- a CDS encoding nitroreductase family deazaflavin-dependent oxidoreductase: protein MQMPQGLARFNRHVTNPIQRLWAGWLPPFAIVEHVGRRSGTPYRTPVNVFSTEVDGKPGVAILLTYGPDRDWLKNLTAAGGGRMRRNGKSFGLADPRVVSNAEAAEHVSPGVRGIFARLPFEQAVLLTKTE, encoded by the coding sequence ATGCAGATGCCGCAGGGACTGGCCCGGTTCAACCGCCACGTCACCAATCCGATTCAGCGGCTGTGGGCCGGCTGGCTGCCGCCGTTCGCGATCGTCGAGCACGTCGGCCGCCGCTCGGGCACGCCGTACCGCACGCCGGTGAATGTGTTCAGCACCGAGGTCGACGGTAAGCCCGGGGTGGCGATCCTGCTGACCTACGGCCCGGACCGGGACTGGCTGAAGAACCTGACCGCCGCGGGCGGCGGCCGGATGCGCCGCAACGGCAAGAGCTTCGGCCTCGCCGACCCGAGGGTGGTCTCCAACGCCGAAGCGGCGGAGCACGTAAGCCCCGGCGTGCGAGGGATTTTCGCCAGGCTGCCATTCGAGCAGGCGGTGCTGCTCACCAAGACAGAGTGA